A region of Nakaseomyces glabratus chromosome M, complete sequence DNA encodes the following proteins:
- the MRX6 gene encoding Mrx6p (CAGL0M03685g~Has domain(s) with predicted mitochondrion localization): MSLVNSRQYRIMRFVPRICRQYRQFSQGRRKSGAVLKEKENTEVKLQDNTTALNGVVNDADLLEPSGGDKTSETKWKRELKKDISSAKKPTTLVPSVSSTDHLTDQEIHLEGLFAGSKPLFLGKLASMKSMPSFFDNGVLLSKNFRVINASDDGGEKSLDEFLESVKDNDWNIDNSEQKKVIPWQASISGIEYEDKSFSNIPKHVLSKLRPYKLIKLKMPKIVNKQRRASMIKNLKFHNNKVNDELHLVDIFGKPHERDIAKHQLGAASAELDSNMSKEQISAKREHFKELMYYYHRYGFIKSDCDQYKTYVDKQSKLAQKEFQKVTGLVIKPGRSDFCLPLHLYVNKRQNSKILLERYLRKKLYRDVISVMLNFSSNISDQSMIKRFKKKLYNIQEETIRDLTNILPSTEFEALEADCCIMKSPVSGFKRMHWLKYSKRHNVMWGKNYSKEFNVSGNSFALTRSGVRRMKYPVYINWTTYDSTFRAWNHYNM, translated from the coding sequence ATGAGCCTGGTAAATAGTAGACAGTATAGGATTATGAGGTTTGTGCCGAGGATCTGCAGGCAGTACCGGCAATTCTCACAAGGTAGGAGGAAGTCTGGTGCTgtattgaaagaaaaggaaaacacAGAGGTAAAGTTACAGGACAATACTACTGCTTTGAATGGTGTAGTTAATGACGCTGATCTATTAGAACCATCTGGTGGAGATAAGACAAGTGAAACGAAATGGAAACGGGAACTGAAAAAGGATATCTCGTCAGCAAAGAAACCTACGACACTTGTGCCGAGCGTCTCATCGACTGATCATTTAACTGATCAAGAGATTCATTTAGAGGGGTTATTTGCCGGTTCAAAGCCATTATTCCTGGGGAAGCTAGCAAGTATGAAGTCTATGCCTAGTTTCTTCGACAACGGTGTATTACTATCGAAAAATTTTAGAGTCATCAATGCTTCCGATGATGGCGGCGAGAAAAGCTTGGATGAGTTTTTGGAATCGGTGAAGGATAACGACTGGAATATTGATAATAGTGAACAGAAGAAGGTAATACCTTGGCAGGCATCCATTAGTGGTATTGAATACGAGGACAAATCTTTCTCAAATATACCTAAGCATGTGCTCAGTAAATTAAGACCCTATAAGCTGATCAAACTGAAGATGccaaaaatagtaaataaGCAAAGGAGAGCATCGATGATAAAGAATCTCAAATTTCATAATAATAAGGTTAACGACGAATTGCATCTGGTAGACATATTTGGTAAACCACATGAACGAGATATTGCCAAACATCAGTTGGGTGCGGCATCGGCCGAACTGGATAGCAACATGTCCAAAGAGCAAATATCAGCTAAAAGGGAACACTTCAAGGAGTTGatgtattattatcatagATACGGTTTTATAAAGAGCGATTGTGACCAATATAAAACATATGTTGACAAACAGTCAAAATTGGCACAGAAGGAGTTCCAAAAAGTTACAGGTTTAGTCATTAAGCCAGGTAGAAGCGATTTTTGTTTGCCTTTACATCTGTATGTCAATAAGAGACAGAACTCAAAAATACTATTAGAAAGGTACTTACGAAAGAAATTATATCGTGATGTCATAAGTGTAATGTTAAACTTTTCAAGTAATATTTCAGACCAGAGTATGATAAAAAggttcaaaaaaaaactatataATATCCAAGAGGAGACTATTCGAGATCTCACCAATATTTTACCATCGACCGAATTTGAAGCTCTTGAAGCTGATTGTTGCATAATGAAAAGCCCAGTATCTGGGTTCAAAAGAATGCACTGGCTGAAATATTCGAAAAGGCACAATGTTATGTGGGGCAAAAACTATTCCAAAGAGTTTAACGTTTCTGGTAATTCTTTCGCACTGACGAGAAGTGGGGTTAGACGTATGAAATATCctgtatatattaattgG